In Alphaproteobacteria bacterium, one DNA window encodes the following:
- a CDS encoding transposase, with translation MTYSVDFRKKVVAYVRGGGGQREAARRFDISLWCVRDWLVRSDLAPRQKGVPRRRKLDKEALRAHVRDFPDALIRERAAHFGVYGNSVWMALKAMKITHKKRH, from the coding sequence ATGACCTACAGCGTTGATTTTCGGAAGAAGGTCGTGGCGTATGTACGAGGCGGCGGCGGCCAGCGTGAAGCGGCACGTCGTTTCGACATCAGCCTGTGGTGTGTTCGAGACTGGCTGGTGCGGTCCGATCTTGCACCCCGGCAGAAAGGTGTGCCGCGACGAAGAAAACTGGATAAAGAGGCCTTGCGCGCGCATGTGAGGGACTTTCCCGATGCGCTCATACGCGAACGGGCGGCGCATTTTGGCGTGTACGGCAATTCGGTGTGGATGGCTCTAAAAGCCATGAAGATCACGCATAAAAAAAGACACTGA
- a CDS encoding IS630 family transposase — MKYKERDPEKRIAYLRTLREIIAMRGSQNIVYVDESGFAPETCRRYGWTRQGQKVYGDHSGHRRPRTSLIAAHRGKDFLAPMLFEGTADAQLVNHWTRDMLCKELNPNSTIIWDNAAFHKKKDLAAIATQYGHHILFLPPYSPDFNPIERDFANIKKRRQYALPLTPLDQIVKCYGNYVA; from the coding sequence CTGAAATACAAGGAGCGCGATCCGGAAAAGCGGATTGCCTATCTTCGCACCTTGCGCGAGATCATCGCCATGCGGGGCTCGCAGAACATCGTCTATGTCGATGAATCCGGCTTCGCTCCCGAAACCTGTCGTCGTTATGGCTGGACCAGGCAAGGACAGAAGGTTTATGGCGATCACTCGGGCCATCGCCGTCCGCGTACAAGTTTGATCGCGGCGCATCGCGGCAAAGATTTTCTTGCGCCGATGCTGTTTGAAGGAACAGCCGACGCCCAGCTTGTCAATCACTGGACGCGCGACATGCTCTGCAAAGAGTTGAACCCCAACTCAACCATCATCTGGGACAATGCGGCCTTCCACAAAAAGAAAGACCTGGCCGCCATCGCCACCCAATATGGCCATCACATCCTTTTCCTGCCGCCCTACAGTCCAGACTTCAATCCCATCGAGCGTGACTTCGCCAATATCAAAAAACGCCGACAATATGCTCTGCCTCTCACACCTCTCGATCAGATCGTCAAATGTTATGGAAATTATGTGGCTTGA